The Halotia branconii CENA392 region GATATAAATAATGATTCATATACTCAAGACAATCTCTCTATGAACTCATAATGGAGTTTTTTTAGTTAGATGAATTTCAGTGGCATTCTCGACACTATAGAGCCAGACAAGAGAAATCTATGGTTTAGTCATCCTGCGATAGTTTTATCCTTAAGGTTCAGGTACAGATTTGACACTCACATCATCCAAGTATAAAAACGCATACTTGACTTTCCAACCAAACTTTATCTCTGTAGATTCTCCTTTCGCTTTGAAAGATATGGTTGTTAGCGTGTATGGTTGAAAAGCAGTATTTTTATCACTACCAAACTTCTTCCCACCAATAAAAATCTGAAATTTATTTTTCACATCAGGTGCTTCTTCTGTGGATGCGAAATAGTAAGTAAGTTTGTAGTTTTGATCCTTAACTGTAGGGATAGTCTGTGATATGTAGCTAGTCTCAGAAGATCCAATTATTGAACTCAGCGATAACCCTTGATTACCAGTGTTAGGAAAGTTACTGATTCTAATACCCGATATATTAACACCAGGTGTGTCCGCCGGATTGAAAGGCTCAGACTTATTCCATCCCATAACATTAGGATTTGGAGCAGTGGGATCATTAGGATCTACAAGAGGGTCGATTTCAAAGCTTCCGTTCGTAATCAGTTCTGGCCCTTCTGGTTCTGTTTGTGCTACTGATTTATAAGCATTGGTAATCACAGCAGTACTAACTAAGGCAGTGGTCAAACTACAAACAGTAATTGAGAGTTTTTTAGTGAGCTTCACAAGACATGACTCCAAATAGTTTAAAATTCACGACAACGACTACTTGATTTGCTTTGTAGTGATTAAGTAGGCGGAAGAAATCCATAGGTGCCTCTGAAGATATTCTGGGCAGTACTACCACTTAAGTAAGTAGAAAAAGTCTGTGCTGCTGTGCGATTTGTACCTGTACTTCTGGTGAGTATACCCAGTGGATAGACAATAGTCTCGCTGTCTGAGGTAAGGGCAGTTTCTACAACTCTTACCTTATTGGAAATAAGAGCATCAGTGGTATAAACAAAACCTGCGTCAATATTATTAACACCGTTGAGAGTTTTGTTTTCAACACCAGTTAAAACGGCACGTACATTGCTTCCGAGAACCAATTTGGACTGGACAGTATTGAAAATACCCCGTTTAGTGAGAACTTGTTTGGCATAATCCCCTGCTGGTACAACTGGCGGAGTACCTGTATAGTCACCTATGGCAACTTTCCTAATATTGGTGTTGGTCAAACCACTGATGTTCTTGAGAGCAGCACTACCAGGACTAGGAGATGTCGTGGGAGCAATCAAAACAAGACGATTTCTGACAACATTCTTACGGCTACCTGAAACCAATTTACCCTGACTCTGCAAAGCATCTATTTGGTCGTTGGCAGCAGAAATGAAAATATCTGCTGTACCTCCGCTTTGTATTTGCTGATACAAAGTACCAGAAGCACCGAATGTATAAGTAATGGTAATACCTGGATTAGCATTTTGAAACTGAGTTTTAATGCTGTTTAGCGCATTTGTTAAGCTGACAGCCGCATATACGTTAACGTTGGTTGCAGATGTGGCTGGTGATAAATTGACAAACTGCAAACCTATTACCAGCATCATGCTGGTAACTGCCGTCGTAACCCAAGCAATAAGTCTTCTTCTGTTCATAAGTTTGAGAAAAATGTTACCTGCGATCTCATCATTCGCATAATCAATCCTGGAAACAAATAACCATCAGAATTTGTTATTTTCCAGTAGGATTACGTAAAAAGAGGGTAAAACGAATAGAATGATGAAAGTTTACCAGTAATATTGGTAATTTTCAACTATTTTGGTAATAAAAGCCTGACAAATTGGAAGACTGGGTAGTCTCTTGACATGGCGATCGCTCTGATTTAAACGTACACATTAGACTTGGAAGCGTTGCAGATAAAGCTTTATGACAATAGTTTTGATAAAAACTACTTGTTGACATCTCTGGTGTAATGTAAGTCAACTATTACCAATTAATTACCAACTAAGGCGAAAGTTCTACTGTGCTGCATAGGCATGAGAAAATCAGGTAATACAATCGCAACAGTTGCGATGATGGCAGGGAAAGAAAAACATGTCAGACAATTTGAGAAGCCAAGTTGTAACACAAGGAGTGCAGCGATCGCCGAATCGAGCTATGCTGCGTGCAGTTGGTTTTAAAGATCAAGATTTCAACAAAGCCATTGTGGGCATTGCCAATGGTTACAGCACGATTACCCCGTGCAATATGGGAATTAATCAACTGGCACAAAGGGCAGAAATTGGCATTAGAAATGCTGGGGCGATGCCGCAAATATTCGGCACAATTACGATTAGTGATGGCATTTCGATGGGTACTGAAGGGATGAAATATTCCCTAGTATCAAGGGAAGTGATTGCTGACTCCATAGAAACTGCCTGTACTGGACAAAGCATGGATGGTGTGCTGGCTATTGGTGGTTGCGATAAGAATATGCCAGGGGCAATGATTGCGATCGCTCGGATGAATATTCCGGCTATCTTTGTTTACGGTGGCACAATTAAACCCGGACAATACAACGGACGAGATTTAACTGTCGTTAGTGCTTTTGAAGCAGTCGGTCAACACAGCGCTGGTAAAATTGACGACGATGAACTTTTAGAAGTTGAACGTCGGGCTTGTCCTGGTGCTGGTTCTTGTGGTGGTATGTTTACAGCTAACACCATGTCTTCGGCTTTTGAGGCGTTGGGGATGAGTTTACCTTATTCTTCCACAATGGCAGCGGAAGATGCAGAAAAAGCTGATAGTACCGAAAAATCAGCATTTGTCTTAGTCGAAGCCATCAAGAAGCAAATTTTACCTCGCCAAATTATTACGCGTAAATCTATAGAAAATGCCATTTCTGTAATTATGGCTGTGGGTGGTTCTACAAATGCAGTATTGCATTTTTTGGCGATCGCTCGCGCAGTTGGTGTAAAACTAACTTTAGACGACTTTGAAACTATCCGCGCTCGTGTTCCTGTTTTGGGCGATTTAAAACCTAGTGGACGGTATGTAGCGACTGATTTACACAAAGCTGGTGGTATTCCCCAAGTAATGAAAATGCTACTTGTGCATGATTTATTACATGCAGATGCCTTAACTATTAGTGGTCAAACAATTGCCGAAGTTTTAGCAGACATCCCAGCAGAACCACCTTCTAATCAAGATGTAATTCGTACTTGGCATAACCCAATGTATGCTCAAGGACACCTAGCCATTCTCAAGGGTAATTTAGCAACAGAAGGTGCTGTCGCCAAAATTACCGGAGTCAAAAAGCCAGTAATTACCGGCCCTGCACGAGTGTTTGAATCGGAAGAAGCCTGTTTAGAGGCAATTTTGGCAGGTAAAATCCAAGCTGGTGATATTTTGGTCATCCGTTATGAAGGGCCAAAAGGTGGGCCAGGGATGCGAGAAATGTTGGCTCCCACCTCAGCAATTATCGGTGCGGGTTTAGGCGATTCTGTAGGATTAATTACAGACGGGAGATTTTCTGGTGGTACTTACGGTATGGTAGTGGGTCACGTTGCCCCAGAAGCAGCTGTTGGCGGTGCGATCGCTTTGGTAGAAGAAGGCGATAGTATTACCATTGATGCACCAGCTCGTAAATTACAGTTAGATATATCTGACGCAGAATTAGCCCGCCGCCGCGCCAATTGGCAACCACCCGCACCGCGTTACACTAAAGGCGTACTGGCAAAATATGCCAAGTTAGTATCATCTAGTAGTCTTGGCGCTGTCACAGATTTGGATTTGTTTAACGATTAGTTATGAGCTAAAAATTTTTGATAAATTGTTCTGAGAATATAAATAACTGGCTCTATAAATAGAGCCAGCTTTTCTTAAAAATTTTAAATTGATGTAGTTGTCAATCATTACCAAAATTACTACTTACAATCCTCGCAATTCCACTCAAATTTTAAACTCTAACAAATGGACTATTTACCATTAATCTCTTGCCTTTACTATTGACTATATTTGGTAAAGCCGTAGCAGCTCACAATCAAATTTTAGAGCATTTAACTTCAGAGAACGTCAGCAAGATCCTACAAAAGATATTCTCAGTTTTCTAAGTCGGTGAAATAAAATCGAACTATGTAAATAAAAGTAAATAAGGCTCAAACTCTTTTTCCCCCTGCTCTTGGTCACTGAGCGACTTGTACTGAGCGTCCTTCGACTTCGCTCAGGAACCATAGTCGAAGTGAGCCGAAGTGCTGCCCCCTGCTTTATTCCAACGATAATTATTGACATCAACCTACTTAATCTATGACACCTCAAGTAGACATACATTTGCCTGATGAAGTGTTACAACGCTGGCAAAATATCAAAGATTTTGTCGGCGAAAATGTGGATTCTTTAACAAACTCAGCACAACAAGTTAGAGAGTCTTTGAGGGAAACAACAACTACAACCCTTGAGCAAAGTTGGCAAACAGCTGAGCAAGTTAAGAATACAACATCAGGAGTAGTTCAAAGTGCAATCGTTGCTTCTTTTGATGATTGGTTGATACAACATCCTGCATTTTTGCAGTTATTACAAATATTAGGTTGGGCTGCTAATCATCCAATTATCAGTTTAGTAATTTTGCTTTTTGGGATTGCTTTAGTTTGGAGCATTATTAAAGCAATTATGCGCTTGATTGAGCAAGCTAGTTGGTCAATACTACAAGTACCTTTGAGATTAATTCAGGTTTTGATTAAAGCGATTGTTTTATCCTTGCTTAAAATTAGTAGTTTTACTATTCAAAAGATTAAAGGTACTCAAACAACTGATAATTTATCTACTAATTCTTTAACAATTTATCAATCTAAGCAGCAAAGATTGGCAGAAATATCTAGCCGTTTAGAAGTAATTAAACAAGAACAAAATGAACTTTTGCAAGAAGCCGCAGACTTGATTAGTTCAGACTCAAACGAGATTAAAATACCAACAATTAAACAGCTAAAAACTGTTGAATCACATCTTGACTAAGTTCGCTAGTAGAACCGGAGGAGACAATACCGCCTTTTTGCATGGCGTAATAGTAATCAGCCTGACGGACAAAGTGTAAGTGTTGTTCTACTAATAAAACAGAAATGCCTGTAGTGGCTACGATGCGACGGACTGCGGCTTCAATTTCTAGGATAATAGACGGTTGAATACCTTCGGTAGGTTCATCTAATACGAGTAATTGAGGTTGTCCCATTAAAGCACGAGCGATCGCTAATTGTTGCTGCTGTCCACCACTCAAATCACCACCCATCCGCGCCAGCATGGTTTTTAACACAGGAAATAAATTAAAAATTTCTTCAGGAATTTCTGCTTTTTTGACTGGTTTACGTCTAGCTTCCAACCCCAGCAGCAAATTTTCTTTGACTGTCAAACGGGGGATAATTTCTCGTCCTTGGGGAACATAACCAATTCCCAACTTTGCTCTTTGGTCTGGAGATTTGGAGTTAATTAATTCTCCAGCAAACTTAATTGTACCGCTGCGGGGTTTAAGTAATCCCATAATGGTTTTAAGTAGGGTTGTTTTACCTACGCCATTACGTCCAATGAGGCAAACCATTTGCCCAGATGGTACGCTTAAATCGACATTGCGAAGAATATGACTTTCACCGTAGTAAACGTTGATGTTAGAGATTTTTAGCATTATAAATTATGTAGATATTAAACTTTAATGCAAAGTCATAAAGAGCAAGATACAGTTTTCATACTTTTGTATAAGATAGGAAAATTCAGAGCTGTTATTGTTATTTATTCATGCTCATTTAACTGTGTAATAATCAGTAGAATTTTGA contains the following coding sequences:
- the ilvD gene encoding dihydroxy-acid dehydratase, with protein sequence MSDNLRSQVVTQGVQRSPNRAMLRAVGFKDQDFNKAIVGIANGYSTITPCNMGINQLAQRAEIGIRNAGAMPQIFGTITISDGISMGTEGMKYSLVSREVIADSIETACTGQSMDGVLAIGGCDKNMPGAMIAIARMNIPAIFVYGGTIKPGQYNGRDLTVVSAFEAVGQHSAGKIDDDELLEVERRACPGAGSCGGMFTANTMSSAFEALGMSLPYSSTMAAEDAEKADSTEKSAFVLVEAIKKQILPRQIITRKSIENAISVIMAVGGSTNAVLHFLAIARAVGVKLTLDDFETIRARVPVLGDLKPSGRYVATDLHKAGGIPQVMKMLLVHDLLHADALTISGQTIAEVLADIPAEPPSNQDVIRTWHNPMYAQGHLAILKGNLATEGAVAKITGVKKPVITGPARVFESEEACLEAILAGKIQAGDILVIRYEGPKGGPGMREMLAPTSAIIGAGLGDSVGLITDGRFSGGTYGMVVGHVAPEAAVGGAIALVEEGDSITIDAPARKLQLDISDAELARRRANWQPPAPRYTKGVLAKYAKLVSSSSLGAVTDLDLFND
- the urtE gene encoding urea ABC transporter ATP-binding subunit UrtE, with protein sequence MLKISNINVYYGESHILRNVDLSVPSGQMVCLIGRNGVGKTTLLKTIMGLLKPRSGTIKFAGELINSKSPDQRAKLGIGYVPQGREIIPRLTVKENLLLGLEARRKPVKKAEIPEEIFNLFPVLKTMLARMGGDLSGGQQQQLAIARALMGQPQLLVLDEPTEGIQPSIILEIEAAVRRIVATTGISVLLVEQHLHFVRQADYYYAMQKGGIVSSGSTSELSQDVIQQFLAV
- the modA gene encoding molybdate ABC transporter substrate-binding protein, which translates into the protein MMLVIGLQFVNLSPATSATNVNVYAAVSLTNALNSIKTQFQNANPGITITYTFGASGTLYQQIQSGGTADIFISAANDQIDALQSQGKLVSGSRKNVVRNRLVLIAPTTSPSPGSAALKNISGLTNTNIRKVAIGDYTGTPPVVPAGDYAKQVLTKRGIFNTVQSKLVLGSNVRAVLTGVENKTLNGVNNIDAGFVYTTDALISNKVRVVETALTSDSETIVYPLGILTRSTGTNRTAAQTFSTYLSGSTAQNIFRGTYGFLPPT